In Stenotrophomonas sp. ESTM1D_MKCIP4_1, a single genomic region encodes these proteins:
- a CDS encoding phosphatase PAP2 family protein, translated as MFQTQWHLWLQHTFDSGWVLSLMQFISLLGYEMAYTALILVCAFGARLRAGLCVMLAVLLMACATHAIKQSAALPRPSDVDAAVLDKGEPSHPFVVDGGGRTFWALPDAQATAMLRAQPDADYGFNSGHVGVATAACVGLLWAFGIRRRWPRWTLALGWPLLMAISRMYLGRHFLADVLAGWLIGIGVAVLAWQLMPGLRAARRWQVPVLLGLGVSLAWASLWTPLVPLGEAARLLALALLVAWLQWRGWPADPQGVVPRVLRVLGVVVVYLLARPVIEWLAQRIPLPDAPITELLWHTVGTLLILGGGIALARWIPRQPQPGASQ; from the coding sequence ATGTTCCAGACGCAATGGCACCTGTGGTTGCAACACACTTTCGACAGCGGCTGGGTTCTGTCGCTGATGCAGTTCATCAGCCTGCTCGGCTACGAGATGGCTTATACCGCGCTGATCCTGGTGTGCGCCTTCGGGGCACGACTGCGCGCCGGTCTCTGCGTGATGCTGGCAGTGCTGCTGATGGCCTGTGCCACGCATGCGATCAAACAGAGCGCCGCCCTGCCCCGCCCTTCCGACGTGGATGCGGCGGTGCTGGACAAGGGCGAGCCGTCCCATCCGTTCGTGGTGGATGGCGGCGGCCGCACCTTCTGGGCACTGCCGGATGCACAGGCCACGGCGATGCTGAGAGCGCAGCCCGACGCCGATTACGGCTTCAATAGTGGCCATGTCGGCGTGGCGACGGCTGCGTGCGTGGGTCTGCTGTGGGCCTTCGGCATCCGCCGCCGCTGGCCGCGATGGACGCTGGCGTTGGGCTGGCCGCTGCTGATGGCCATCTCGCGCATGTACCTGGGCCGGCACTTCCTGGCCGACGTGCTGGCCGGCTGGCTGATCGGCATCGGCGTGGCCGTGCTGGCCTGGCAGTTGATGCCGGGGCTGCGCGCGGCCCGGCGCTGGCAGGTGCCGGTTCTGCTGGGCCTGGGCGTGTCGCTGGCCTGGGCCTCGCTGTGGACACCGCTCGTACCGCTGGGCGAAGCCGCACGCCTGCTCGCACTCGCGCTGCTGGTGGCATGGCTGCAGTGGCGTGGCTGGCCCGCCGACCCACAGGGCGTCGTGCCACGCGTGCTGCGGGTGCTGGGCGTTGTGGTGGTCTACCTGCTGGCGCGGCCGGTGATTGAATGGCTGGCGCAGAGGATTCCGTTGCCGGATGCACCCATCACCGAACTGCTGTGGCACACCGTCGGCACACTGCTGATCCTCGGTGGCGGCATTGCGCTGGCGCGGTGGATTCCGCGGCAGCCGCAGCCCGGCGCATCACAATGA
- the imm45 gene encoding Imm45 family immunity protein: MTASPRPLIQLTDDVLSHGTVFRFPAAWPYEALVDLILFDNPDEARPHGLMVSTGQKAGLILVLLPSESAHPHVRGVRTE, from the coding sequence ATGACCGCGTCCCCTCGCCCCCTGATCCAGCTCACCGACGATGTACTGAGCCATGGAACCGTCTTCCGCTTTCCAGCGGCATGGCCTTATGAAGCGTTGGTCGACCTCATCCTGTTCGACAACCCTGATGAAGCACGACCCCATGGGCTGATGGTCAGCACGGGACAGAAAGCCGGACTCATCCTGGTCCTGCTCCCGTCGGAATCCGCGCATCCGCACGTTCGCGGCGTGCGTACCGAATAG